ACTGGATCACGCTCCAGAACGACGGGGCGCTCGGCGACAAGATCGTGGTGCAGGGGTGCAAAGGGAACAACCACTTCGAGGTCAACCGCGTCGTCCTGGGTCTCGTCAAACGACCCGATGCCGGCGCGACCAAGGTCACGAACCGGTTCTTGGAGGGGACGTTGAAGTTCGCCTTTCCCCCCTCGAGTGAGAACAAGAAGGTCGTCTTCACCCTCAACATCATCGCTAAGACGAAAAAGCAGGGCGTTAGCTACCGATGCCCCATCACGATCCACTCGGCCGCCGACCCCTCGATCAAGGACACCGTCTCCGCGACGATGACCACGATCTGATCTCGGGCTGACCCGGGCGGGCATCGCTGGAAGAGACCAACAAGCACTCGAGGGTGTCATGAGCGTACGCTCGTGACACCTTCGTCGTTCCTGGGAACCGGCGAACGCCACCGCGAAGCGCTAGATCGACGCCATAGATGCGGACAAGTCGTCGACGCAGACCTAAAGAGTCTTTCCGAACAGAATCTTGAGGGTCAGGCCGGGTCGTTTTGAGAACACACTTTGGTGAGTGAGTGGGGTGTTCTCAGAAGTCGCTGACCACAGGGAATCGGACCCCTGGAGTGGAGCTCCCACAGGTTAAGAGGGGTACCTCCCACAGCGGGTCAAGAGTGCCTCCACACACCCTCCGCGAGCTGGCGCGCGTACTCCTCGGCGTCGTAGCTCCCCAGCGAGGCGGCGATGAGCCCGTCCTCGTCGATCGTCCACGACTCGAAACCGTCCACCCGAACCGCGTTGCCGGTGCCACCCGGGCCTGTATTCGTGCCCGTGAAGGTCCAGTGATACTCGATCCGATCCCCGTCCACGACGAGATCGCGGAAGAAGACCTGCATGTCGGGGAGGCCTCGTAGAAGCTCGCGGCGACCGTGGTGAGGGCGTCACGGCCCACCGCGGGCGTACCGCCGTTGATCGCGAGGGAGCCGTCCGGCGCATAGTGTGCAGCCACCGAGGCGGGATCCATGCTGCACCAGGCAGCGGTGTAGCGCTCGGCGAAAGCGCGAAGCTGCTCGGGATCTGGGGCCACCGAGCCATCCTCCTGTGGTTGGTCCGCACACCGTATGCCTTCGCAACGCGTCCCACCCGAACCTGATCCTTCGCGGAGCAACATGGGCCGCCGTCGACCGCATGAACCCGTCCGTTCCTTGCTTGGCATCGATGAGCTAGGTTCAGCGCCATGCCAGACCAGCGAGGATCGACGGAGTCACCCGGCTCTCCGAACCTGGCCCGAGCGGCGGCGCGTGAGCCTCAGCGCCGGCAGCTGGCGGCGGTCATGTTCGCTGACATCGTCGGCTACACCGCCTTGATGCAGGAAGACGAGCAGCTCGGCATCGAGACCCG
This portion of the Actinomycetota bacterium genome encodes:
- a CDS encoding nuclear transport factor 2 family protein, whose amino-acid sequence is MQVFFRDLVVDGDRIEYHWTFTGTNTGPGGTGNAVRVDGFESWTIDEDGLIAASLGSYDAEEYARQLAEGVWRHS